One window from the genome of Maylandia zebra isolate NMK-2024a linkage group LG18, Mzebra_GT3a, whole genome shotgun sequence encodes:
- the ccr12a gene encoding chemokine (C-C motif) receptor 12a — MDDGDDQFSIFMTLFNDTETTDQSYVVSETVQLCDKKGVNEFGAKFIPVFYYVNFLLSYLGNGLVLFIIYKYEKLSTVTNIFLLNLVLSNILFAASLPFWATYHLSEWMFGNALCKMVSSAYFIGFYSSILFLTLMTFDRYLAVVHAVAAAKSRKKLYAIIASVIVWCISIAASVKELVLRNVWKHAVTGLMCEESGFTEDTMKRWRLFSYYQQFLLFFLLPLFMVMYCYISITIRIMSTRMKEKCRAIKLIFVIIFTFFACWTPYNIVILLRAIQISSSIEESCSSAESLDYALYVTRNVAYLYCCISPVFYTFLGKKFQSHFKRLVGKKIPCLKRHISFNSQSTRTTSQRTPHSLYEY; from the coding sequence ATGGACGATGGAGATGACCAATTTAGTATCTTTATGACTCTGTTTAACGACACAGAGACGACTGACCAAAGCTACGTGGTCAGTGAAACTGTCCAGCTCTGTGACAAGAAAGGTGTCAATGAATTTGGTGCAAAATTCATCCCAGTTTTCTACTATGTCAATTTCCTCTTGAGTTACCTTGGCAACGGGCTTGTCCTCTTCATCATCTACAAGTATGAGAAGCTCAGCACAGTGACAAACATCTTCCTCCTGAATTTGGTCCTGTCCAATATCCTCTTTGCCGCCAGCCTCCCCTTCTGGGCCACGTACCATCTATCTGAGTGGATGTTTGGAAATGCCCTATGTAAGATGGTCAGCAGTGCCTACTTTATTGGTTTCTACAGTTCCATCCTCTTCCTTACACTTATGACATTTGACAGATACCTAGCAGTGGTGCATGCAGTGGCAGCTgccaagagcaggaaaaagctaTATGCTATCATTGCATCTGTGATCGTTTGGTGCATCAGTATTGCAGCGAGTGTGAAAGAGCTGGTTCTTCGAAATGTCTGGAAGCATGCTGTTACTGGACTGATGTGCGAGGAGTCCGGATTCACAGAGGACACCATGAAGCGCTGGCGTCTTTTCAGTTACTACCAGCAatttctgctcttctttcttctcccCCTGTTCATGGTGATGTACTGCTACATCAGCATCACCATACGCATCATGTCCACCCGCATGAAAGAAAAGTGCCGTGCCATAAAGCTCATATTTGTCATCATCTTCACATTCTTCGCCTGCTGGACTCCATATAATATCGTCATACTTCTTCGAGCAATACAGATCTCCAGTTCCATTGAAGAATCGTGTTCTAGCGCAGAAAGCTTGGACTATGCACTTTATGTGACCCGAAACGTTGCCTATTTGTATTGTTGCATTAGTCCTGTGTTTTACACCTTTCTAGGAAAGAAGTTTCAGAGCCACTTCAAGAGGCTGGTGGGTAAGAAGATTCCTTGTTTGAAGAGACACATTAGCTTCAATAGCCAGAGCACCAGGACAACGTCACAGCGGACACCACACTCTTTATACGAGTACTAA